The Oceanotoga teriensis DNA window TAATATTAGAATTTCAAAAAAAATTTCACCTAAATTAAAGATAGGGAGTGAAAAAATGATAGGAATAATATCTGATACTACAAGTGATGTACCATCTTCAATATTAAATACAGAATTCTTAGAAGTAATATCTGCTAAAGTAATATTAAACGAAAAAGAATATAGAGATGGAAAAGAAATTCAAAATGAACAAGTGATAAAATTTATGGATGAAGGTGGATTCCCAAAAACATCTTTACCTTCATACAGTGATATCTCAGAAGCATTCAAAAGACTAATTTCAAAAGGATACAAAAAAATAATATCTATAAATGTCTTCAGCAAACTAAGCGGTACATATAATATGTTCACAAATGTAAAAAAAGATCTGCAAAAAGAATTTAAAGACATAAAAATAGAACTAATAGATTCAAAAAGCGTCTCTTTAGGATCGGGGTTACTGGTAAAAAAAGCTTTAAACTTAATAGAAAAAAACACTCAATTTGAAGAAATAGTAAAAGAAATAAAAAATTCAATAGGTAATAAAATAAATATAATGTATACTATTCCTACATTAAAATATTTAAAAGCAGGTGGAAGAATTGGAAAAGTATCGGCAACAATAGGAGAATTCTTAAATATAAAACCCATAATATCGGTAAATAATGAAGGTATATACTATACAGTGTCAAAAGAAAGAGGATTAAAAAGAGCTCAAACAACTATGGTAGATAAAATGATAGAATGGTTAGATGGAAACATTCCACAAGAACTATATATAGGCAGAACAGATGACACAGAAACAACCATGTCTACAATAGAAAAAATAAAACAAAAACTAATAAACAAGGGTATAGAAATTGAAAAAATAAAAACAGAACAAATCAATCCTTCGCTTCTTTCACACACAGGAAAAGGATTGATAGGAATAACCATATTAAAATCTTGATAAATAAAAAGGGGGATAAAAATGAACTTAAATGAAGCAATAAAGAATGGAAGAAAATTTTTAAAATCTCATCATGATGAAATAGAAGAAAACTTTCAATCAGATCAAAACAAAAAAATACCTCAGCCAGCATTAGAAAAAGAATATGATAAAAATAAAGAAATAATTGAATTAACACCAGAAGAAGAATTTGATTTTGACGAAATAAACTTAAAAGATTTAATAAAAAATAGAAAAAGTCATAGAACATTCATTGATAAACCTTTAAGTTTAAAAGAACTCTCTTTTTTGTTATGGTCGACACAGGGAACTAAAGAAATAATAAAAAATAATTATGCCGCATTAAAAACAGTTCCATCGGCAGGTGCAAGGCATCCTTTTGAAACATATCTATATATAAGAAATGTAGAAAACCTCGAACAAGGACTATACAGATACTTATCTTTAGAACACAAATTATTAAAAATAGAAACAGGAAATTTTGATGAACAAATGCTAGAAGCTGCTTTAGGACAAAGAATGGTCATTAAATCTGCGGTAGACTTTATATGGACAGTAACACCTTACAGAACCGAATGGAGATATTCAATCCTCTCACATAAAATAATAGCTTTAGATGCTGGCCATATATGTCAAAATTTATACTTATCATCTGAACTAATAAATGCAGGAACATGTGCAATAGGAGCTTACTCACAAACAAAATCTGATGAACTTTTAAAATTAGATGGAAAAGAAGAATTTACAATCTATATGGCTCCAGTAGGTAAAATAAAATAATTGAGAGTCTGCATAAGCAGACTCTCTTTATCCCAAAAGCCTTTATTAATTACCTTTAAACAGCTTTCCCAAACTATCAGCTGTTAAAATAGCTGCATAGACATCATCTGCAGTCACATCAAAAGGCATATTATGAATAGTTTCACCTTCAACAGCAGAAGCTTCTGCAACCCTCATCAAAGCTTCTTTATTAATCTCTTCTATTCCAAGATCTTCTAAAGTAATTGGTAACCCTACATCAACACAAAAGCTCATAACTTCTTCTATCTCTTTAGTAGGAGCATTTTCTAAAACTAATTGAGTTAAAGTACCAAAAGCAACTTTCTCCCCATGATATAAATTATGACATTCTTCTAAAACAGTAAATCCATTATGTATAGCATGTGCTGCTCCAAGTCCCCCACTCTCAAATCCAATACCACTCAAATAAGTATTAGCTTCTATAATTTTCTCAACAGAAGATGTACAAACCTTTTTTTCTACTGCCAATTTAGCTTTAAGACCTTCATTTATTAAAGTATCATAACATAGTTTTGCTAAAGCCATAGCAGAAGTACTCGTCAAAGCACCTGTCATAGTTTTTGAATTAGAAGCTTTACATGCACGTGCTTCAAAATAAGTTGCCAAAGCATCACCCATACCTGCAACCAACAATCTAACTGGAGCATTAACAACAACTTTTGTATCAACCAAAACAACTGATGGATTAGTTGGAAGAATCAAATATTCTTCAAAAGCTCCATCATCAGTGTATAAAACTGAAAGAGCACTACATGGAGCATCAGTAGAAGCAATAGTTGGAACTATAACAACAGGCATTTCCATATAAAAAGCTAAAGCTTTAGCTGTATCAAGAGCTTTACCTCCACCTATTCCTATAATAAAATCGCAGTTATTTTTTTCACATAATTCTTTTAAACGATTAATCTCATTTTTAGAACATTCACGATTAAAAAGTTCAAATAAACAATTCTTACCTTTATTCTTAAAACTATTTTCAACAATATCTCTTGTCAATCTCATTCCAGAAGGACTTGCAACGATAAAAGGTGTATTTCCAAGAAAACTCACATGTGATTCAATTCTTTCAAGTTCACCATAACCTTGAATATATTTACCAGGAGAAATAA harbors:
- a CDS encoding glycerol dehydrogenase encodes the protein MNTNIVISPGKYIQGYGELERIESHVSFLGNTPFIVASPSGMRLTRDIVENSFKNKGKNCLFELFNRECSKNEINRLKELCEKNNCDFIIGIGGGKALDTAKALAFYMEMPVVIVPTIASTDAPCSALSVLYTDDGAFEEYLILPTNPSVVLVDTKVVVNAPVRLLVAGMGDALATYFEARACKASNSKTMTGALTSTSAMALAKLCYDTLINEGLKAKLAVEKKVCTSSVEKIIEANTYLSGIGFESGGLGAAHAIHNGFTVLEECHNLYHGEKVAFGTLTQLVLENAPTKEIEEVMSFCVDVGLPITLEDLGIEEINKEALMRVAEASAVEGETIHNMPFDVTADDVYAAILTADSLGKLFKGN
- a CDS encoding DegV family protein; amino-acid sequence: MIGIISDTTSDVPSSILNTEFLEVISAKVILNEKEYRDGKEIQNEQVIKFMDEGGFPKTSLPSYSDISEAFKRLISKGYKKIISINVFSKLSGTYNMFTNVKKDLQKEFKDIKIELIDSKSVSLGSGLLVKKALNLIEKNTQFEEIVKEIKNSIGNKINIMYTIPTLKYLKAGGRIGKVSATIGEFLNIKPIISVNNEGIYYTVSKERGLKRAQTTMVDKMIEWLDGNIPQELYIGRTDDTETTMSTIEKIKQKLINKGIEIEKIKTEQINPSLLSHTGKGLIGITILKS
- a CDS encoding SagB/ThcOx family dehydrogenase — encoded protein: MNLNEAIKNGRKFLKSHHDEIEENFQSDQNKKIPQPALEKEYDKNKEIIELTPEEEFDFDEINLKDLIKNRKSHRTFIDKPLSLKELSFLLWSTQGTKEIIKNNYAALKTVPSAGARHPFETYLYIRNVENLEQGLYRYLSLEHKLLKIETGNFDEQMLEAALGQRMVIKSAVDFIWTVTPYRTEWRYSILSHKIIALDAGHICQNLYLSSELINAGTCAIGAYSQTKSDELLKLDGKEEFTIYMAPVGKIK